From one Gadus morhua chromosome 8, gadMor3.0, whole genome shotgun sequence genomic stretch:
- the cpdp gene encoding LOW QUALITY PROTEIN: CPD photolyase (The sequence of the model RefSeq protein was modified relative to this genomic sequence to represent the inferred CDS: deleted 1 base in 1 codon; substituted 1 base at 1 genomic stop codon), translating to MASNKRKAASSAKPPAAKKQKPAPFKLRRGRGWRAGWXKMWPNKEERPDLSCNPKRIRFISDTQSIKHGCEGILYWMSRDHRIQDNWALIHAQQLAVEEKLPLHICVCLLVPKSELSTLRHYNFMLKGLEEVAKECKELDIQFHLLRGAPGEVLPGFVSDHGLGVVVTDFSPLRSPLKALESLRKSLPEDIPLIQVDAHNIVPCWVASIKLEYAARTIRGKITKLLPEFLTEFPVVRKHSYTATRPAKPVDWSEALGSLQLDRTVGEVDWALPGSAAGSAMLESFIDLRLKHFANHRNDPNSAALSQLSPWIRFGHLSAQRAALQVQRCGKAFSESVAPFIEELVVRRELTDNYCFYNDNYDNIKGAYEWAQKTLKDHAKDKREYLYTQADLEKAKTHDKLWNGAQYQMVSEGKMHGFLRMYWAKKILEWTSSPEQALSIALYLNDRYSLDGQDPNGFVGCMWSICGVHDQGWAERAVFGKIRFMNYKGCLRKFDVAKFETKYCPKKL from the exons ATGGCATCGAACAAACGAAAGGCTGCATCTTCTGCCAAACCTCCAGCGGCTAAGAAGCAGAAGCCAGCTCCATTCAAattgagaagagggagaggctgGAGGGCTGGCTGGTGAAAGATGTGGCCAAACAAAGAGGAGAGACCCGATCTATCATGCAACCCAAAGCGCATCCGTTTTATATCGGACACTCAGTCAATTAAGCACGGCTGTGAAGGTATTCTGTATTGGATGTCGAGGGACCATAGGATTCAAG ATAACTGGGCCCTGATCCACGCTCAGCAGCTTGCGGTGGAAGAGAAGCTGCCCCTGCAcatctgtgtttgtctgcttgTTCCAAAATCTGAGCTGTCCACTCTCCGGCACTATAATTTCATGTTGAAAGGTCTGGAAGAAGTTGCAAAG GAATGCAAAGAGCTCGACATCCAGTTCCACCTGCTCCGC GGGGCCCCAGGCGAGGTGCTGCCCGGCTTTGTGTCGGACCACGGCCTGGGGGTGGTGGTCACAGACTTTTCCCCTCTCAGAAGCCCCCTCAAAGCACTTGAGAGCCTCCGAAAGAGTCTCCCAGAAGACATCCCTCTCATACAG GTCGATGCCCATAATATTGTGCCCTGCTGGGTTGCGTCTATCAAGCTTGAATACGCAGCAAGAACAATCAGGGGCAAGATCACCAAACTCCTGCCAGAGTTCCTCACAGAATTCCCTGTGGTCAGAAAGCACAGCTACACCGCAACTAGGCCAGCCAAG CCGGTGGACTGGAGCGAGGCCCTGGGCTCCCTGCAGCTTGATAGGACCGTGGGGGAGGTGGACTGGGCCCTGCCCGGCTCCGCTGCTGGGAGCGCCATGCTGGAGTCTTTCATCGACCTGCGGCTGAAGCACTTCGCCAACCACCGAAACGACCCCAACTCGGCCGCTCTCAGCCAGCTCTCGCCCTGGATCCGCTTCG GCCACCTCTCCGCCCAGCGCGCGGCTCTGCAGGTGCAGCGCTGTGGGAAGGCCTTCAGCGAGTCCGTCGCCCCCTTCATCGAGGAGCTGGTCGTGCGGAGGGAGCTGACCGACAACTACTGCTTTTACAACGACAACTACGACAACATAAAGG GGGCCTATGAGTGGGCACAGAAGACATTGAAAGACCACGCAAAAGACAAAAGAGAGTACCTCTACACCCAAGCAGACCTGGAGAAGGCCAAGACTCACGACAAGCTCTGGAACGGAGCCCAG TACCAGATGGTAAGCGAGGGGAAGATGCACGGGTTTCTGCGGATGTACTGGGCCAAGAAGATTCTGGAGTGGACCTCTTCCCCGGAACAAGCCCTGTCCATCGCCCTCTACCTCAACGACCGCTACTCCCTCGACGGCCAAGACCCCAACGGATTTGTCG GCTGCATGTGGTCGATCTGTGGCGTCCACGACCAGGGCTGGGCAGAGAGGGCCGTCTTCGGGAAGATCCGCTTCATGAACTACAAAGGCTGCCTCCGCAAGTTTGACGTGGCCAAGTTTGAGACCAAGTACTGTCCTAAGAAGCTTTGA
- the si:dkey-17o15.2 gene encoding LOW QUALITY PROTEIN: UAP56-interacting factor (The sequence of the model RefSeq protein was modified relative to this genomic sequence to represent the inferred CDS: inserted 2 bases in 1 codon), giving the protein MSQSGFAAGRSAPDKVDMSLDDIIRLNRQEQQSSRKKPVRKAXVWSRGNPALVRNSAPVQRGGGVLRGGVSKLRRKMILPQMTRKRGQGVITGLASRRPTSLQRGFNLTNRTTYKQRTGQRAGQRFGRGMGQRAGPVVQRPEVQYQGPGPQTGPYRGGLADQKGCHMSAAPGRRPFQLRRPLPPAHQAQRDTRQATFLSHRGLKVHTQVRRQIPHTAPVRTRQGHNSTKSNGLLTVSIDNPTARTQPEPPTAWSLHPQPPPPAVKMEPEEKKTPKGVPLQFDINTVAKPQTAMTLNERFRILKDQRTTTQHNKGSRFVSVS; this is encoded by the exons ATGAGTCAAAGTGGGTTTGCGGCAGGACGGTCAGCCCCCGATAAGGTGGACATGTCATTAG ATGACATTATTCGGCTGAATAGACAAGAGCAGCAGTCCAGTAGAAAGAAGCCCGTAAGGAAGGC GGTCTGGTCCAGGGGAAACCCGGCTCTTGTGAGGAACTCGGCACCAGTCCAACGAG GAGGTGGTGTGTTACGAGGAGGTGTGTCGAAGTTAAGAAGAAAAATGATCCTTCCCCAAATGACTCGAAAACGGGGTCAGGGTGTTATCACTGGGCTGGCATCCAGGAGACCCACTTCATTACAAAGAGGGTTCAACCTGACCAATAGAACAACATACAAACAG AGAACAGGCCAGCGGGCGGGACAGAGGTTTGGACGGGGGATGGGACAGAGGGCCGGGCCTGTTGTTCAGCGGCCTGAAGTCCAGTACCAGGGGCCCGGGCCCCAGACGGGGCCGTACAGGGGGGGGCTGGCGGACCAGAAGGGGTGCCACATGTCAGCCGCTCCTGGCAGGAGACCCTTTCAGCTTCGGAG ACCCCTGCCTCCTGCCCATCAGGCCCAGAGAGACACTCGCCAGGCCACATTTCTATCCCATCGCGGACTGAAG GTCCACACCCAAGTACGGAGGCAGATTCCTCACACCGCACCAGTAAGAACTCGTCA GGGGCACAACTCTACCAAAAGCAACGGCCTCCTGACTGTATCAATTGACAACCCTACTGCCAGAACACAACCCga GCCTCCGACGGCCTGGTCCCTgcacccacagccccccccaccagctgttAAGATGGAGccagaggagaagaagacgCCTAAAGGAGTGCCTCTTCAGTTTGACATCAACACTGTCGCTAAACCA CAGACAGCGATGACTTTGAACGAGAGATTCCGCATCCTGAAGGATCAACGtaccaccacacaacacaataaaGGCAGCAGATTTGTTTCTGTGAGTTAG